In Haemorhous mexicanus isolate bHaeMex1 chromosome 6, bHaeMex1.pri, whole genome shotgun sequence, a single window of DNA contains:
- the CGRRF1 gene encoding cell growth regulator with RING finger domain protein 1 — translation MAAVFLVTLYEYSPLFYIALVSVCFLVTSALVLGWFGLGVPVILRNSEETESSTRVLKKRMRQVKNPFGLEITNPAAASVTRGVTLTPDCLEDCVLTCYWGCNVQKLHEALQKHVYCFRIKTPQALEDALYNEYLYKQQYFIKKNDKAEKYCQLPEDAQVVDFGPVPRARYPLVALLTLADEEDREIYDIIAMVAVIHIPDESYRLSCRILYQYLLLAQGQYHDLKQLFMSANSPAPSSSDTFPGESSTERGLLEKAGLAGDEPELQEENSKDCVVCQNGPVNWVLLPCRHTCLCDGCIRYFQQCPMCRQFVQESFPLCSKKEQDEDESTRVLQDVLPGRVF, via the exons ATGGCTGCCGTGTTCCTGGTTACGCTGTACGAGTATTCGCCGCTGTTTTACATCGCCCTGGTGTCCGTCTGCTTCCTCGTCACCAGCGCGCTCGTCCTCGGCTG GTTTGGTTTGGGTGTTCCTGTTATTCTGAGGAACTCTGAAGAGACAGAATCCAGCACAAGGGTGTTGAAAAAGCGGATGAGACAAGTGAAGAATCCTTTTGGGTTGGAGATCACTaatcctgctgcagcttcagtAACAA GGGGTGTAACACTGACACCTGACTGCCTGGAGGACTGTGTCCTTACCTGCTACTGGGGCTGCAATGTCCAGAAACTCCACGAAGCGCTGCAGAAACACGTCTACTGCTTCAGAATAAAGACTCCTCAGGCATTAGAGGATGCTCTCTACAACGAATACCTCTACAAACAGCAGTACTT cattaaaaaaaatgacaaGGCAGAGAAGTATTGTCAGTTACCAGAAGATGCTCAAGTTGTGGATTTTGGCCCCGTGCCTAGAGCTCGCTATCCCTTGGTAGCGCTGCTGACGTTAGCAGATGaagaagacagagaaatataTGATATT aTTGCAATGGTAGCTGTAATTCACATTCCTGATGAAAGCTACAGACTTTCCTGCCGAATTCTGTATCAGTATCTCCTCCTAGCTCAAGGTCAATACCATGACCTGAAG CAACTCTTCATGTCTGCAAATAGTCCTGCACCCTCCTCCAGTGATACCTTCCCTGGtgagagcagcactgagagagggctgctggaaaaggctgggctggctggagatGAACCAGAattgcaggaagaaaacagcaaagacTGCGTTGTGTGCCAGAATGGCCCTGTGAACTGggtcctcctgccctgcagacacACGTGCCTGTGTGATGGCTGCATCAGGTATTTCCAGCAGTGCCCAATGTGCAGGCAGTTCGTGCAGGAGTCTTTTCCACTCTGCAGCAAAAAGGAGCAAGATGAGGATGAATCGACCCGTGTCTTGCAAGATGTTCTTCCTGGAAGAGTTTTTTAA